In the Moraxella osloensis genome, one interval contains:
- the rpmF gene encoding 50S ribosomal protein L32, with product MAVQQNRKSRSRRDMRRSHDRITINAVAVDATTGEKHIRHHATKDGFYRGRQLFKVAAVAE from the coding sequence ATGGCTGTTCAACAAAACCGTAAAAGCCGTTCACGCCGTGATATGCGTCGTTCACACGACCGCATCACAATCAATGCTGTTGCTGTAGATGCAACTACCGGTGAAAAACACATCCGTCACCATGCGACCAAAGACGGTTTTTACCGTGGTCGTCAATTATTCAAAGTAGCAGCCGTTGCTGAATAA